CTACATCAATAAGCACCGGTTCGAGCCCACCGACGGTCCCATATACCGCGTCCGCGTCGGTTCGATCGCGCACTGGCGCGTCGTCAATCAGACGCACGAAATCCACCCGTTCCACATCCATCAAGTGCATTTCCTCACCTATGCCGTGAATGGCGTGCCGGTCCAGGATCCCGTCTGGCTGGACACGATGGATGTGCCGAGCGACGGCGGAATCATCGATGT
This portion of the bacterium genome encodes:
- a CDS encoding multicopper oxidase domain-containing protein yields the protein YINKHRFEPTDGPIYRVRVGSIAHWRVVNQTHEIHPFHIHQVHFLTYAVNGVPVQDPVWLDTMDVPSDGGIIDVILDARQPVVRGMAVSHCHIIRHEDKGMMAKVLFY